A window of Candidatus Methylomirabilota bacterium genomic DNA:
ATCTGCACGGCCAGCCGGATGGCGTGCGTCGCGGCCAGGCGCAGCGCCGCGCGGTGGTCGAGACTGACCTCCTCGGAGGACGTGATCGCGGTCCAGATATCCTGCACGGCCTCCATGAGGAAGGCCCGGCCCGAGCGCAGGTGCGCCTCGATCTGGCCGACGCTGGCCTGCACCGTGGGCTGGTCGCGCAGCAGTGCCGGCATCGCGCGGGGCGCCTTGACGCCGGCCAGCTCGTAGAACGCGATCAGGGCGCTGCGGGCGACGGCCAGCGCCACCATCGCGTCGCCGGAGGCGAACAGCAGCGTGCGGGGGAGCCGGTAGAGCGGCCCGGTCTCCACCAGCGGCGCGTTGGCCTGTAGCACCGTGCGCTCGGCGGGCACGAAGACGTCGTGGACGGCGAAGTGGTGCGTCCCCGTCCCACGCATGCCCCGGACGCGCCACGTATCCAGGAGCTCCGCCTCGGCCGCCGGAACCAGGAGGTAGCGCGTCTCCGGTTGACCGTTCAGGAGTCGAGGCTGGCCGTTCTCGATCACCGTGCCGTGGGCTGCCAGCCAGGAGGCGTGACGGCAGCCGGTGCTGAAGCCCTGGCGACCGGTCACGCGATAGCCACCCGGGACCACGACCGCCTGGGCGGTGGGCGCCGGGGTATTGGCGACGACGCTGCGGGGCGTGTCCGTCCAGATGGCGCGGGCCGCCTCGTGCGGCATCCGGGCCGCGTAGGTGGCAAAAATTCCCCCCTGATTGACGATCCAGGCGGTGCTGGCATCGGCCTTGCCGATCTCCTCGATGACCTGGACGTAGGTCGGCAAATCCAGCTCGGCGCCGCCCAGGGAGCGGGGCAGTACCAGATGGAACAGGCCGGCATCGGCC
This region includes:
- a CDS encoding acyl-CoA dehydrogenase family protein, giving the protein MTAREVPTPLEAARKLVPMIRSSAETIEAARELPRPLFEALADAGLFHLVLPRSLGGAELDLPTYVQVIEEIGKADASTAWIVNQGGIFATYAARMPHEAARAIWTDTPRSVVANTPAPTAQAVVVPGGYRVTGRQGFSTGCRHASWLAAHGTVIENGQPRLLNGQPETRYLLVPAAEAELLDTWRVRGMRGTGTHHFAVHDVFVPAERTVLQANAPLVETGPLYRLPRTLLFASGDAMVALAVARSALIAFYELAGVKAPRAMPALLRDQPTVQASVGQIEAHLRSGRAFLMEAVQDIWTAITSSEEVSLDHRAALRLAATHAIRLAVQIVDTVYTAAGATAVYEDHLLQRLFQDIHVISQHLQGRLSHYELVGQHYLGLRIDETRL